A genomic region of Micromonospora sp. NBRC 110009 contains the following coding sequences:
- a CDS encoding YkgB family protein encodes MGTRRASADDLASVSFSVLRCALATNILWIGALKFQQYEVENDEPLVTSSPLFSRFREKLGAQKLNRLIGVTEITVGSLIAAKPLAPRASAIGSFGAVGMFLTTLSFLATTPEARQKGQGIFSLSQLGQFLLKDTVLLGAALLTAAESLRAARHR; translated from the coding sequence ATGGGCACACGACGCGCCTCGGCCGATGACCTCGCTTCCGTAAGCTTCTCAGTCCTGCGCTGCGCACTGGCCACGAACATCTTGTGGATCGGTGCGCTCAAGTTCCAGCAGTACGAGGTCGAAAATGACGAGCCCCTGGTCACCTCGAGTCCGCTGTTCTCGCGATTCCGCGAGAAGCTGGGCGCCCAAAAGCTCAACCGACTCATCGGGGTCACGGAGATCACCGTGGGCTCTCTGATCGCCGCGAAGCCGCTTGCGCCTAGAGCGTCGGCGATCGGTAGTTTCGGGGCGGTGGGGATGTTCCTCACCACGCTCAGTTTCCTGGCCACGACGCCCGAGGCTCGGCAGAAAGGGCAGGGGATTTTCAGCCTTTCCCAGCTGGGGCAATTCCTGTTGAAGGACACAGTGCTCCTCGGTGCCGCTCTCCTGACAGCTGCCGAGTCGCTGCGCGCCGCCCGCCACCGATAG
- a CDS encoding DUF4396 domain-containing protein — protein MEIVWPATALYLGPAAVLAYRKWGRPQSPRWLDRHGNPPRRSRHAPTIIQTYHCATHCTLGVIIATPITYGVGLEIFGSAVWPEVVGDYVGAVAIGVAFRYSAEAHTGGRRAWAAMRKFFRADLLTVSVFELALLGWLALMHFLVFHETLRPSSPVFWLIIQVGLIIGFFAAWPPTSLLIRRGVKTELLGAPQ, from the coding sequence ATGGAGATAGTCTGGCCGGCGACCGCCCTCTACCTTGGCCCAGCAGCCGTCCTGGCCTACAGAAAGTGGGGTAGACCCCAGTCTCCCCGGTGGCTGGACCGGCACGGCAACCCGCCCAGGAGGTCGCGACATGCTCCTACGATAATCCAAACTTATCATTGTGCGACGCACTGCACTCTGGGTGTCATCATTGCTACGCCTATCACCTACGGCGTTGGCCTCGAAATATTCGGCAGCGCAGTGTGGCCGGAAGTCGTCGGCGACTATGTAGGCGCAGTGGCCATAGGCGTTGCATTTCGCTACTCTGCTGAGGCTCACACGGGTGGTCGAAGAGCGTGGGCCGCAATGCGGAAATTTTTCAGGGCGGACCTGCTGACCGTGTCCGTCTTCGAGCTCGCCCTATTAGGTTGGCTGGCGCTAATGCATTTTCTTGTTTTCCACGAGACCCTGCGACCTAGTAGTCCGGTGTTTTGGCTCATTATCCAGGTCGGGTTAATCATCGGTTTCTTCGCCGCTTGGCCGCCAACCTCGTTGCTGATCCGCCGCGGCGTCAAAACGGAATTGCTGGGCGCGCCGCAGTAG
- a CDS encoding exo-alpha-sialidase: MLRLSLSTDQGKTWTNHVDVESEPGADFSYPYLRQTGDGMIHLAYTRPQCGYGRTQARFALPACDVRNSRLFLTSGGVVLR; this comes from the coding sequence ATCCTTCGCCTCTCCCTCTCGACCGACCAGGGCAAGACGTGGACGAACCACGTCGACGTCGAATCCGAACCCGGCGCAGATTTCTCCTACCCCTACTTGCGGCAGACAGGCGACGGCATGATCCACCTCGCCTACACCCGCCCGCAATGCGGCTATGGGCGTACGCAGGCACGGTTCGCGCTGCCGGCATGCGACGTGCGGAACTCGCGGTTGTTCCTCACCAGTGGAGGCGTAGTCCTGCGATGA
- a CDS encoding TetR/AcrR family transcriptional regulator — MPDTDSGSGASASRKRADARRNEQSLLDAAGAAFLASGVNVPVRDIAARAGVGVGTIYRHFPTRADLIVAVYRHQVEACAEAGPALLRTSGTPHTALARWIDLFVDFLVTKHGLAEALQSDDATFETLHAYFLNRLVPVCTRLLDAAATAGEIRPDVEAYELMRGVGNLCIGAGRDPRYDARRMVGLLIAGLRLHW; from the coding sequence GTGCCCGACACCGACAGCGGATCAGGGGCGTCAGCATCACGGAAACGGGCCGACGCCCGGCGCAACGAGCAGAGCCTGCTCGACGCGGCCGGCGCAGCTTTCCTCGCATCCGGCGTCAATGTGCCGGTACGCGACATTGCCGCCAGAGCCGGCGTCGGCGTCGGCACGATCTACCGCCACTTCCCGACGCGAGCTGATCTCATCGTCGCCGTCTACCGGCATCAGGTCGAGGCCTGCGCCGAGGCCGGTCCGGCCCTGCTGAGGACCAGCGGCACCCCGCACACCGCCCTGGCCCGATGGATCGACCTCTTCGTCGACTTCCTGGTCACCAAGCACGGCCTCGCCGAGGCGCTGCAGTCCGACGATGCCACCTTCGAGACCCTCCACGCCTACTTCCTCAACCGCCTCGTCCCCGTGTGCACCCGGTTGCTCGACGCCGCCGCCACGGCGGGCGAGATTCGCCCCGACGTGGAGGCCTACGAACTGATGCGCGGCGTCGGCAATCTCTGCATCGGCGCGGGCCGCGACCCGCGCTACGACGCGCGCCGGATGGTCGGACTCCTCATCGCAGGACTACGCCTCCACTGGTGA
- a CDS encoding alpha/beta hydrolase family protein — protein sequence MPHLDEGAGGPTPVVSVSPVVLPAPGRGEDLQVRVSAPTTGHELPIIVFSHGFGWSMNGYAPLVDFWAARGFVVVQPTHLDSRTLNITPDDPRYPEIWRFRVADLRRILDQLDLIDAAVPGLSGRLDRSRIAAAGHSWGGQTASMLLGARVLDADGVPGEDMSDSRVKVAVLLSTTGTGGADLSPFAAEHFPFMSPSFADMTTPALVIAGDKDQSPLTVRGPDWFTDSYHLSPGPKSLLTLFEAEHSLGGIPGYTVTETTDENPERVAWIQRLTWAYLRSALYPGDVSWAAASAELTNSTGPLGRIESK from the coding sequence ATGCCCCACCTCGATGAAGGCGCCGGCGGCCCCACCCCGGTCGTCTCGGTCAGTCCAGTGGTGCTGCCCGCTCCAGGCCGTGGCGAGGACCTGCAGGTGCGAGTGTCCGCCCCCACGACCGGGCACGAACTACCCATCATCGTCTTCTCGCACGGCTTCGGCTGGTCGATGAACGGCTACGCCCCGCTGGTCGACTTCTGGGCAGCCCGCGGGTTCGTGGTGGTTCAGCCCACACACCTCGACTCCAGGACGCTGAACATCACGCCTGACGATCCTCGTTACCCCGAGATCTGGCGTTTCCGCGTCGCGGACCTCAGGCGCATACTCGACCAGCTCGACCTCATCGACGCCGCCGTACCCGGGCTCAGCGGCCGCCTCGATCGAAGCCGCATCGCCGCGGCCGGCCACTCCTGGGGCGGCCAGACGGCGAGTATGCTGCTGGGCGCGCGAGTCCTCGATGCCGACGGCGTCCCCGGCGAGGACATGTCCGACTCGCGGGTCAAGGTGGCTGTACTGCTGTCCACGACCGGCACGGGCGGAGCCGACCTGAGCCCGTTCGCCGCCGAGCACTTCCCCTTCATGAGCCCGAGCTTCGCCGACATGACCACGCCAGCCCTCGTGATCGCGGGCGACAAGGACCAGTCCCCCCTGACGGTCCGGGGGCCGGACTGGTTCACCGACTCGTACCACTTGAGCCCCGGTCCCAAGAGCCTGCTCACCCTGTTCGAGGCAGAACACTCCCTTGGCGGAATCCCCGGCTACACCGTCACGGAAACGACCGACGAGAACCCCGAACGCGTCGCCTGGATCCAGCGGCTCACATGGGCCTACCTGCGCAGCGCGCTCTACCCCGGAGACGTCAGTTGGGCCGCGGCGAGCGCCGAGTTGACCAACAGCACCGGTCCACTGGGCCGAATCGAATCCAAGTAA
- a CDS encoding C39 family peptidase has protein sequence MHNALTAAGIDVSQEKPASGLGTTVHGTDSAFDTTRMLNGAIGADVYQTTEITGQEATPAQMDQLQADVVYAISSGRAVVANIIGGATDASGVRHDFLGGHYVTLVGYSDDGPAVKVADASGMYGSNTYWMSTIDMANWVATRGYSA, from the coding sequence GTGCACAACGCCCTGACTGCCGCCGGCATCGACGTCAGCCAGGAGAAACCCGCCAGCGGGCTGGGCACCACGGTCCACGGCACGGATTCCGCCTTCGACACGACCCGCATGCTCAACGGCGCGATCGGCGCCGACGTGTACCAGACGACGGAAATCACGGGTCAGGAAGCCACACCCGCTCAGATGGACCAACTGCAGGCTGACGTCGTGTATGCGATCAGCAGCGGCCGTGCCGTGGTGGCCAACATCATCGGCGGCGCGACCGACGCCAGCGGCGTCCGGCACGACTTCTTGGGTGGCCACTACGTCACCCTCGTCGGCTACAGCGACGACGGGCCTGCCGTGAAGGTCGCCGACGCCTCCGGCATGTACGGCTCCAACACCTACTGGATGAGCACGATCGACATGGCCAACTGGGTCGCCACCCGCGGCTACTCCGCCTGA
- a CDS encoding NADP-dependent oxidoreductase: MKAIVAMDQAAEAAGITLAERPEPTPAINDVVVEVHASGFVPAEWEWPSTWVDRSGHDRAQAIIGHEFAGVVSSLGYGTTGLSLGQRVFGITDWHRDGTLAEYAAVEARNLAPLPGNVDFTVGASLPISGLTAWQGLFQHGRLQAGQSVLAHGAAGAVGSVVTQLAREFGAYVIGTGRAADRQAALDFGANEFLDLDHEDLDDIGGVDLVFDVIGGDIQRRSASIIRPGGTLVSVVGPVEARPVDALAVDFVVESVPSQLVEIVDRVRDGRLRTHIGTVATLDDAIPALNPTERRKGKTVIRVRP, translated from the coding sequence ATGAAGGCAATCGTCGCGATGGATCAGGCCGCGGAAGCAGCCGGGATCACACTCGCGGAGCGGCCTGAGCCGACGCCGGCGATCAACGACGTCGTCGTTGAAGTCCACGCGTCGGGCTTCGTCCCCGCGGAGTGGGAGTGGCCCTCGACGTGGGTCGATCGCTCCGGTCACGATCGCGCCCAGGCGATCATCGGCCACGAGTTCGCCGGAGTGGTCTCCTCCCTCGGCTACGGCACCACGGGACTCTCGCTGGGACAGCGGGTGTTCGGGATCACGGACTGGCACCGCGATGGAACGCTGGCTGAGTACGCGGCCGTGGAGGCACGCAACCTTGCGCCGCTGCCGGGGAACGTCGACTTCACGGTGGGTGCGAGTCTGCCGATCTCCGGCCTGACCGCGTGGCAGGGCCTGTTCCAGCACGGTCGTCTTCAGGCGGGGCAGAGCGTCCTCGCACACGGCGCCGCCGGCGCCGTCGGATCAGTGGTGACGCAGCTCGCCCGGGAGTTCGGCGCCTACGTCATCGGTACCGGTCGGGCGGCGGACCGCCAGGCAGCGCTCGATTTCGGCGCGAACGAGTTCCTCGACCTCGACCACGAGGATCTCGACGACATCGGCGGGGTCGACCTGGTCTTCGATGTCATCGGCGGTGATATCCAAAGGCGTTCGGCGAGCATCATCCGGCCTGGCGGGACGCTGGTGTCGGTGGTCGGACCTGTTGAGGCTCGCCCTGTCGACGCCTTGGCGGTCGACTTCGTCGTCGAGTCCGTTCCGAGTCAGCTGGTGGAGATCGTCGACCGGGTGCGAGACGGGCGCCTTCGCACGCACATCGGAACAGTCGCGACTCTCGACGACGCCATCCCCGCGCTCAACCCGACCGAGCGGCGCAAGGGCAAGACCGTCATTCGCGTCCGCCCCTGA
- a CDS encoding MmcQ/YjbR family DNA-binding protein — MQIDKAVQDRAAARAAELPGSEHTHQFTGDWEVWKVGGKVFMLQTSMPGEPVVILKADPSDAEALRAAHASISPGYHMNKKHWITVRAGADVEPALVDNLVTESYLLVVAGLPKQSRPVDPASFRVPPSAD, encoded by the coding sequence ATGCAGATTGATAAGGCAGTGCAGGATCGAGCCGCGGCCCGCGCCGCCGAGCTTCCCGGCTCCGAGCACACACACCAGTTCACCGGCGACTGGGAGGTATGGAAAGTCGGCGGCAAGGTGTTCATGCTGCAGACGTCCATGCCCGGCGAGCCCGTCGTGATCCTGAAAGCGGATCCATCCGACGCGGAGGCGCTCCGCGCAGCTCACGCGAGCATCTCGCCCGGCTACCACATGAACAAGAAGCACTGGATCACGGTGCGGGCGGGTGCGGACGTCGAGCCCGCGCTTGTCGACAATCTCGTGACCGAGTCGTACCTCCTCGTCGTCGCCGGCCTGCCGAAGCAGAGCCGTCCCGTCGATCCCGCTTCGTTCCGCGTCCCGCCCTCCGCCGACTGA